One Cucurbita pepo subsp. pepo cultivar mu-cu-16 chromosome LG07, ASM280686v2, whole genome shotgun sequence genomic region harbors:
- the LOC111798585 gene encoding PHD finger protein ALFIN-LIKE 4-like isoform X2: MDGGAPYNPRTVEEVFRDFKGRRAGLIKALTTDVEEFYQQCDPEKENLCLYGFPSEQWEVNLPAEEVPPELPEPALGINFARDGMQEKDWLSLVAVHSDVWLLSVAFYFGARFGFDKTDRKRLFDMINDLPTIFEVVTGTAKKQRSSEPQIKSTKAVQSKDEDEEGLDEEDEEEHGETLCGACGENYASDEFWICCDICEKWFHGKCVKITPARAEHIKQYKCPSCSNKRIRP, encoded by the exons ATGGACGGAGGTGCTCCGTACAATCCACGTACTGTGGAAGAGGTGTTTAGGGATTTCAAGGGCCGGAGAGCCGGTTTAATTAAGGCTCTCACTACTG ATGTTGAAGAGTTCTACCAGCAATGTGATCCTG agaaagaaaatctCTGCCTTTACGGGTTTCCTAGTGAGCAATGGGAAGTCAATTTACCTGCCGAAGAGGTGCCTCCAGAGCTTCCAGAACCTGCGCTGGGCATAAATTTTGCTAGAGACGGGATGCAAGAAAAAGACTGGCTATCCTTGGTCGCTGTGCATAGTGATGTTTGGCTGCTTTCTGTGGCATTTTATTTTGGAGCTAGGTTTGGATTTGATAAGACAGATAG GAAGCGTCTATttgatatgataaatgatcTTCCAACAATATTTGAAGTTGTGACAGGGACAGCCAAAAAACAA CGGAGTTCTGAACCTCAAATAAAAAGTACGAAGGCCGTTCAATCAAAAGATGAGGACGAGGAAGGTTTGGATGAGGAAGACGAGGAAGAACACGGTGAAACACTTTGTGGAGCTTGTGGAGAGAATTATGCATCTGATGAGTTCTGGATTTGCTGTGACATATGTGAGAAATGGTTCCATGGGAAATGTGTAAAGATCACTCCGGCAAGGGCAGAGCATATTAAGCAGTATAAATGTCCATCTTGCAGCAACAAAAGAATCCGACCCTGA
- the LOC111798585 gene encoding PHD finger protein ALFIN-LIKE 4-like isoform X1, whose amino-acid sequence MDGGAPYNPRTVEEVFRDFKGRRAGLIKALTTDVEEFYQQCDPEKENLCLYGFPSEQWEVNLPAEEVPPELPEPALGINFARDGMQEKDWLSLVAVHSDVWLLSVAFYFGARFGFDKTDRKRLFDMINDLPTIFEVVTGTAKKQVKDKSSVSNHSSNKSKSNPKRSSEPQIKSTKAVQSKDEDEEGLDEEDEEEHGETLCGACGENYASDEFWICCDICEKWFHGKCVKITPARAEHIKQYKCPSCSNKRIRP is encoded by the exons ATGGACGGAGGTGCTCCGTACAATCCACGTACTGTGGAAGAGGTGTTTAGGGATTTCAAGGGCCGGAGAGCCGGTTTAATTAAGGCTCTCACTACTG ATGTTGAAGAGTTCTACCAGCAATGTGATCCTG agaaagaaaatctCTGCCTTTACGGGTTTCCTAGTGAGCAATGGGAAGTCAATTTACCTGCCGAAGAGGTGCCTCCAGAGCTTCCAGAACCTGCGCTGGGCATAAATTTTGCTAGAGACGGGATGCAAGAAAAAGACTGGCTATCCTTGGTCGCTGTGCATAGTGATGTTTGGCTGCTTTCTGTGGCATTTTATTTTGGAGCTAGGTTTGGATTTGATAAGACAGATAG GAAGCGTCTATttgatatgataaatgatcTTCCAACAATATTTGAAGTTGTGACAGGGACAGCCAAAAAACAAGTTAAGGATAAATCATCAGTTTCAAATCATAGCAGtaataaatctaaatcaaatccaaag CGGAGTTCTGAACCTCAAATAAAAAGTACGAAGGCCGTTCAATCAAAAGATGAGGACGAGGAAGGTTTGGATGAGGAAGACGAGGAAGAACACGGTGAAACACTTTGTGGAGCTTGTGGAGAGAATTATGCATCTGATGAGTTCTGGATTTGCTGTGACATATGTGAGAAATGGTTCCATGGGAAATGTGTAAAGATCACTCCGGCAAGGGCAGAGCATATTAAGCAGTATAAATGTCCATCTTGCAGCAACAAAAGAATCCGACCCTGA
- the LOC111798799 gene encoding uncharacterized protein LOC111798799, whose amino-acid sequence MAIDPRNTMGAFEPDQDPYDSSINANILNFANDQNPTLDDLQSTAEQPVAAARDSYGGRTSAFQNMGMVELLTHFSFGGQYDSEAGPSNAGEAASNFEEDDDIQIPSEVESKLLAIWPVTPVPFLCSCCQVLREFLHSNGVNSRKLEIHGRLGMICHAILEHKPIVNVDNISPQYQMFDFCDKSFEEIKQFLLQYCLKQILEDYNMIPDPMSNFYDALCVGIDWFENLNTTDAFFQQSPDNSEDEDMDQPVPEFQNDTPEPQGQPSRRPSLAAQRQRTGRMTVNDVWEYLHLPISEASKKLNVCNTVLKKICRRSGLSRWPYRKIRSYERRIAALKTTMNSSYGDTRARAEAEIQRVQKELSDFCARIRI is encoded by the exons ATGGCAATCGATCCAAGGAACACCATGGGCGCCTTCGAACCAGATCAAGACCCATACGACAGTTCCATCAACGCCAACATTCTCAATTTCGCCAACGACCAAAACCCAACTCTCGACGACTTGCAGTCCACAGCAGAGCAGCCAGTGGCGGCGGCGCGTGACTCCTACGGCGGCCGAACTAGCGCTTTTCAGAACATGGGTATGGTGGAATTGTTGACACATTTCAGTTTCGGTGGACAATATGATTCAGAAGCAGGCCCCTCAAACGCCGGCGAAGCAGCAAGCaattttgaagaagatgatgatattCAAATACCCAGTGAAGTCGAATCGAAATTGCTCGCAATTTGGCCCGTAACTCCGGTGCCATTTCTGTGCAGTTGCTGCCAAGTTCTAAGAGAATTTCTTCATAGCAATG GGGTGAACAGCAGAAAACTGGAGATTCATGGTCGACTTGGAATGATCTGTCATGCAATTCTGGAACATAAACCGATTGTTAATGTGGATAATATAAGTCCTCAGTATCAAATGTTCGA tttttgtgACAAAAGCTTTGAGGAGATCAAACAGTTCTTGCTGCAGTATTGTTTGAAGCAAATTTTGGAGGATTATAATATGATTCCAGATCCGATGTCAAATTTCTACGACGCTCTCTGTGTCGGGATTGATTGGTTTGAAAATCTCAATACTACTGATGCGTTCTTTCAACAGTCTCCTGATAATTCTG aagatgaagataTGGATCAGCCCGTCCCCGAGTTCCAAAATGATACGCCTGAGCCGCAAGGTCAACCATCTAGACGGCCCTCGCTTGCCGCGCAG AGGCAAAGAACAGGGAGGATGACGGTGAACGATGTGTGGGAGTATCTTCATCTTCCGATATCAGAAGCGTCGAAGAAGTTAAATGTGTGCAATACGGTGTTGAAGAAGATATGTCGGCGGAGTGGTCTCAGCCGCTGGCCTTACAGAAAG ATACGAAGTTACGAGAGGCGAATAGCAGCGCTGAAAACCACAATGAATTCCAGTTATGGAGACACTAGAGCCCGAGCCGAAGCTGAGATCCAAAGAGTTCAGAAAGAACTTTCTGATTTTTGTGCTCGAATcagaatttga